In Caldisericia bacterium, the genomic stretch TGGAGCCTTCTTACATTCAATTTGTCAAGAACAAGATTAATGAGGAGAAGGCTCAGGAAGAGAATATAAAGGCACAACTGTTAAATGAGAAGGAAAGAGTTAAGAACTTAAAGGAAGGAGAATTTTATATACATGGAATAGTTGAGGGATTTGTGGAAATAAAGGAGGGTGATGACTACTGGAAGAAACTTGAAGAAGGAGAAATAATACTAAAGGATGGTAAAGTAATAGAAATAAAGAATGAGTAAGTGGATTACAATTGGAAAAATTGTCTCCATCTGGGGGAAAAATGAGGGATTTGTAGTTTATCCTATGACAGATAATTTAGAAAGATTCAATGCATTAAACTACATATTTGTTCAAAAAGAGAATGAAGAACCAAGAAAGATTCCTGTCAAAGAGATCTTTTACAAAAAGAACACAGTCGTTGTGAAAGTGAAGTTTGATAAAACACTTTCCCTTAAAGAATTTGTTGGTAATTTTCTTGTAATCTCAGAGGATATGCTTCCATCTCTTCCAG encodes the following:
- the rimM gene encoding 16S rRNA processing protein RimM, which codes for MSKWITIGKIVSIWGKNEGFVVYPMTDNLERFNALNYIFVQKENEEPRKIPVKEIFYKKNTVVVKVKFDKTLSLKEFVGNFLVISEDMLPSLPDGEYYVYRLIGLKVFTEEGEFIGKVKDIMPNPAANDVIVVSREGEKDLLLPFIKEILVEIDLKNKKMILKKIWD